From Budorcas taxicolor isolate Tak-1 chromosome 19, Takin1.1, whole genome shotgun sequence, the proteins below share one genomic window:
- the GAST gene encoding gastrin, which translates to MQRLCAHALILVLALAAFCEASWKPHSQLQDAPVAPGANRGQEPLRMDWLGPASHPRRQLGLQDPPHMVADLSKKQGPWVEEEEAAYGWMDFGRRSAEEGDQHP; encoded by the exons ATGCAGCGACTGTGTGCACATGCGCTGATCTTGGTGCTGGCTCTGGCCGCCTTCTGCGAAGCTTCTTGGAAACCCCACTCCCAGCTGCAAGACGCGCCCGTCGCTCCAGGGGCCAATAGGGGCCAGGAGCCtctcaggatggactggctgggcCCAGCCTCGCACCCCCGCCGGCAGCTGGGGCTTCAGGATCCGCCACACATGGTCGCAG ACCTGTCCAAGAAGCAGGGGCCGTGGGTGGAGGAAGAGGAAGCCGCATATGGATGGATGGACTTCGGCCGCCGCAGTGCTGAGGAAGGGGACCAACATCCCTGA